A region of Desulfatiglans sp. DNA encodes the following proteins:
- a CDS encoding DUF2384 domain-containing protein, giving the protein MNIAYIDIKTQNTTQLISRIKKGLPLNMFAQLCSDLGVPEKELCRILKIPPSTLARRKKSGQLSFEESERVFRISKLYDRALDVFKDPEQSSNWFKEPSWALGNVPPLEYADTELGAKEVEDLLGRIEHGVFS; this is encoded by the coding sequence ATGAATATTGCGTATATAGATATAAAAACACAGAACACCACTCAACTCATATCACGGATAAAAAAGGGTTTACCCTTAAATATGTTTGCACAGTTGTGCAGTGATCTCGGTGTCCCGGAAAAAGAGCTTTGCAGGATACTTAAGATACCGCCGAGCACCCTTGCCCGGCGTAAGAAGAGCGGGCAGCTCTCCTTTGAAGAATCCGAGCGTGTCTTTCGTATAAGCAAACTTTATGACAGGGCGCTTGATGTATTCAAAGACCCTGAACAGAGCAGCAACTGGTTCAAAGAACCTTCGTGGGCGTTGGGTAATGTGCCTCCACTGGAATATGCGGATACCGAGCTTGGTGCCAAGGAGGTTGAAGACCTCCTGGGCAGGATAGAGCACGGGGTGTTTTCATGA
- a CDS encoding RES family NAD+ phosphorylase: MILAWRIVSAAYQESAFTGDGAKTYGGRWNSKGVPVIYTAESLALASIEILVNLSSAKLLDNYVKIPVHFEENLVQALPFKDLPSDWNNRPVSQSTQILGDKWFKEQRSAVLRVPSVVVPEEYVYLLNPVHPDFTKIEIGTPVAYHFDTRLIKKDDQRRVLVRPR; this comes from the coding sequence ATGATCCTTGCCTGGCGAATTGTCAGCGCCGCTTATCAGGAGAGCGCCTTTACAGGTGATGGCGCAAAAACATATGGCGGCAGATGGAATAGCAAAGGTGTGCCAGTAATATACACCGCAGAGAGCCTGGCCCTTGCATCCATAGAAATCCTTGTAAACCTTTCATCTGCAAAACTCTTAGATAATTATGTGAAAATACCTGTGCATTTTGAAGAAAACCTGGTACAGGCGCTCCCATTTAAAGACCTTCCTTCAGACTGGAACAACAGGCCTGTATCACAATCCACACAAATACTTGGGGATAAATGGTTTAAGGAACAGCGCTCAGCAGTGCTCAGGGTTCCAAGCGTGGTGGTACCTGAAGAGTATGTTTATCTGTTAAATCCGGTACATCCCGATTTTACAAAGATTGAAATTGGAACCCCTGTTGCATATCATTTTGATACAAGACTCATAAAAAAGGATGATCAGAGAAGGGTTTTAGTCAGGCCCAGGTAA